A section of the Brachyhypopomus gauderio isolate BG-103 unplaced genomic scaffold, BGAUD_0.2 sc62, whole genome shotgun sequence genome encodes:
- the iffo1b gene encoding non-homologous end joining factor IFFO1 translates to MPDLQRFNFLYRSMNSLLGESLTSDQHLQQYQEVSSYPVSSYPGSIYPGSSSPVSSYPVSPSGLLPEVFEAPDPTFFLCDHPGLGPDGIHAGAEPPASSQSYLHLNTLLPRTVPLPPAAMALRNDLGSNISVLKTLNLRFRCFLAKVHELERRNKILEKQLQQALGSNANGCTADGRRAQTKETGVQTGFVGPIPVRPSSLPFQNTNNSARRPTTLFTPPLTTVLRLEANKADDKTQTFGASDHYSSTLCTPTEPAAANTNNSNNAPNLNCVSTRMSPNLPPRFLPGTIWSFNHTRKWGSGPETRVTSPGVSWVHPDGVGVQIDTITPEIRALYNVLAKVKRERDEYKRRWEEEYTMRVELQQKVTDLQEDLQESEVCQDELALRVQQLKAELVLFKGLMSNNLSDLDSKIQEKAMKVDMDICRRIDITARLCDLAQQRNCEDSIKMFQSPQSSLGCRPRKQAAHPSSETDDPTSTSESDGCGAKEEESGTTSSNQINEEMQRMLNQLRECEFEDDCDSLAWEETEETLLLWEDFPGCTLASDISHGEEESLEKVIKDTECLFKSREKEYQETIGQIELELATAKSDMNRHLHEYMEMCSMKRGLDVQMETCRRLITQSGDSKSEPPGPGGGLDVRDDTERENTGAGGR, encoded by the exons ATGCCAGATTTGCAGCGTTTCAATTTTCTGTACCGTAGTATGAATTCGTTGCTGGGGGAAAGCTTGACTTCCGATCAGCATCTCCAACAGTACCAGGAGGTCTCCAGCTACCCGGTCTCCAGCTACCCGGGCTCCATCTACCCGGGCTCCAGCTCCCCGGTCTCCAGCTACCCGGTCTCCCCCTCCGGTTTGCTCCCCGAGGTCTTCGAGGCTCCAGATCCAACCTTCTTCCTCTGTGATCATCCTGGATTAGGCCCTGACGGCATCCACGCGGGTGCGGAACCGCCAGCATCTTCACAATCATATCTGCATCTCAACACTTTACTTCCCCGCACTGTGCCGCTGCCCCCCGCCGCCATGGCCTTGAGGAACGACCTGGGCTCCAACATCAGCGTCCTGAAGACCCTCAACCTGCGGTTCCGATGCTTCTTGGCCAAAGTGCATGAACTGGAGAGGAGAAACAAGATACTTGAGAAGCAGCTGCAGCAGGCTTTGGGGAGTAATGCAAACGGATGCACTGCGGATGGGAGACGGGCTCAGACTAAAGAAACTGGGGTGCAGACTGGGTTTGTTGGGCCCATTCCCGTCCGACCCTCATCTCTGCCTTTTCAAAACACTAACAATTCGGCGAGGAGACCCACCACTCTGTTCACACCCCCCCTCACAACTGTGCTCAGACTCGAGGCCAATAAAGCTGACGATAAGACTCAGACCTTTGGCGCATCTGATCATTATTCGAGCACCTTGTGTACACCTACCGAACCGGCCGCCGCCAACACCAATAACTCCAATAACGCTCCTAATTTGAACTGTGTTAGCACGAGGATGTCCCCAAATCTACCTCCCCGGTTTCTCCCTGGCACCATCTGGTCCTTCAACCACACCCGTAAGTGGGGTTCGGGTCCGGAGACCCGGGTGACCAGCCCCGGAGTTTCCTGGGTACACCCAGACGGAGTCGGTGTGCAGATAGACACCATCACCCCCGAGATCAGAGCACTTTACAACGTCCTGGCAaaagtgaagagagagagggacgaaTACAAGCGCAG GTGGGAGGAAGAATACACAATGAGGGTGGAGCTACAGCAGAAGGTTACAGACCTGCAGGAG GACCTgcaggagagtgaggtgtgtcAGGATGAACTGGCCCTCAGGGTGCAGCAACTGAAGGCTGAACTCGTACTCTTTAAGGGTCTAATGAGCAAT aatctgTCTGACCTGGACAGTAAGATCCAGGAGAAGGCGATGAAGGTGGACATGGATATCTGTAGACGCATTGACATCACCGCCCGTCTGTGTGACCTAGCACAGCAGAGGAACTGTGAGGACtccatcaaaatgttccag agcCCACAGTCTTCACTCGGCTGCCGTCCACGGAAACAGGCGGCCCACCCCAGCAGTGAGACAGATGATCCAACCAGTACCTCAGAGAGTGATGGATGTGGTGCAAAAGAGGAGGAGTCAGGCACCACCTCCTCCAATCAGATCAATGAAGAGATGCAGAGGATGTTGAACCAGCT gcgaGAATGTGAGTTTGAAGATGACTGTGACTCTTTGGCATGGGAGGAGACTGAGGAGACCTTGCTGCTCTGGGAGGATTTCCCAGGATGCACTCTGGCCTCAGACATCAGCCACGGTGAG GAGGAGTCTCTTGAGAAGGTGATTAAAGACACCGAGTGTCTGTTCAAGTCCCGGGAGAAGGAGTATCAAGAGACCATTGGCCAGATAGAG CTGGAATTGGCCACGGCGAAGTCTGACATGAACAGGCACCTGCACGAGTATATGGAGATGTGCAGCATGAAGAGAGGGCTGGATGTTCAGATGGAGACCTGCAGGAGACTCATCACGCAGAGTGGAGACAG TAAATCCGAACCTCCTGGCCCCGGTGGAGGCCTTGACGTCAGAGATGACAC
- the gapdh gene encoding glyceraldehyde-3-phosphate dehydrogenase isoform X1 → MVCRMEGSRVILHDLDIMKGWTQLSVKVQEAGSRITSSINSEQACTPALTQSGRRALTNGNWTGLCLLNYKDLTKAEKMVKVGINGFGRIGRLVTRAAFHNKKVEIVAINDPFIDLDYMVYMFKYDSTHGQYKGEVKAEGGKLVIDGQAITVFSERDPTNIKWGDAGAQYVVESTGVFTTIEKASAHLKGGAKRVIISAPSADAPMFVMGVNHEKYDKSLQVVSNASCTTNCLAPLAKVINDNFVIIEGLMSTVHAITATQKTVDGPSGKLWRDGRGASQNIIPASTGAAKAVGKVIPELNGKLTGMAFRVPTPNVSVVDLTVRLEKAAKYDDIKKAVKAAADGPMKGILGYTEHQVVSTDFNGDSHSSIFDAGAGIALNDHFVKLVTWYDNEFGYSNRVCDLMAHMASKE, encoded by the exons ATGGTGTGCCGGATGGAAGGAAGCAGAGTTATCCTGCATGACCTTGACATTATGAAGGGGTGGACCCAATTAAGTGTTAAAGTCCAAGAGGCGGGATCACGGATCACATCCAGCATAAATTCAGAACAGGCCTGCACTCCTGCACTCACACAGTCAGGACGAAGGGCATTGACTAACGGTAACTGGACCGGGCTGTGCTTACTAAACTACA agGACCTGACCAAAGCAGAGAAAATGGTTAAAGTCGGTATCAACGG ATTTGGCCGCATCGGTCGTCTGGTGACTCGTGCTGCGTTCCATAACAAGAAAGTGGAAATCGTGGCCATCAATGACCCCTTCATTGACCTGGACTACATG GTGTACATGTTCAAGTATGACTCCACCCATGGGCAGTACAAAGGAGAGGTAAAGGCTGAGGGTGGCAAACTCGTCATTGATGGACAAGCCATCACGGTTTTCAGCGA gagGGACCCAACCAACATTAAGTGGGGTGATGCTGGTGCCCAGTATGTTGTGGAATCTACTGGTGTCTTCACTACTATTGAGAAGGCCTCA GCTCACTTGAAAGGTGGTGCGAAGAGGGTCATCATCTCTGCCCCCAGTGCTGATGCGCCAATGTTTGTCATGGGTGTCAACCATGAGAAATATGACAAATCTCTTCAAGTAGTCAG CAATGCTTCTTGCACTACCAACTGCCTGGCTCCTTTGGCCAAGGTCATTAACGATAACTTTGTCATCATTGAGGGCCTTATG AGCACTGTACATGCCATCACAGCAACACAGAAGACTGTTGATGGTCCCTCTGGTAAGCTTTGGAGAGATGGTCGTGGTGCCAGCCAGAACATCATCCCAGCCTCCACTGGTGCTGCCAAAGCTGTAGGAAAAGTCATTCCTGAACTCAATGG CAAGCTGACTGGTATGGCCTTCCGTGTTCCCACTCCCAACGTGTCTGTGGTCGACTTGACTGTTCGTTTGGAGAAGGCG GCCAAGTATGATGACATAAAGAAGGCAGTTAAGGCTGCAGCTGATGGACCCATGAAGGGCATTCTGGGATACACGGAACACCAG GTGGTGTCTACAGACTTTAATGGTGACTCTCACTCCTCCATATTTGATGCTGGTGCCGGTATTGCTCTTAATGATCACTTCGTCAAGCTTGTGACATG GTACGACAACGAGTTTGGCTACAGCAACCGTGTCTGTGACCTGATGGCCCACATGGCTTCCAAGGAGTAG
- the gapdh gene encoding glyceraldehyde-3-phosphate dehydrogenase isoform X2: MVCRMEGSRVILHDLDIMKGWTQLSVKVQEAGSRITSSINSEQACTPALTQSGRRALTNEDLTKAEKMVKVGINGFGRIGRLVTRAAFHNKKVEIVAINDPFIDLDYMVYMFKYDSTHGQYKGEVKAEGGKLVIDGQAITVFSERDPTNIKWGDAGAQYVVESTGVFTTIEKASAHLKGGAKRVIISAPSADAPMFVMGVNHEKYDKSLQVVSNASCTTNCLAPLAKVINDNFVIIEGLMSTVHAITATQKTVDGPSGKLWRDGRGASQNIIPASTGAAKAVGKVIPELNGKLTGMAFRVPTPNVSVVDLTVRLEKAAKYDDIKKAVKAAADGPMKGILGYTEHQVVSTDFNGDSHSSIFDAGAGIALNDHFVKLVTWYDNEFGYSNRVCDLMAHMASKE, translated from the exons ATGGTGTGCCGGATGGAAGGAAGCAGAGTTATCCTGCATGACCTTGACATTATGAAGGGGTGGACCCAATTAAGTGTTAAAGTCCAAGAGGCGGGATCACGGATCACATCCAGCATAAATTCAGAACAGGCCTGCACTCCTGCACTCACACAGTCAGGACGAAGGGCATTGACTAACG agGACCTGACCAAAGCAGAGAAAATGGTTAAAGTCGGTATCAACGG ATTTGGCCGCATCGGTCGTCTGGTGACTCGTGCTGCGTTCCATAACAAGAAAGTGGAAATCGTGGCCATCAATGACCCCTTCATTGACCTGGACTACATG GTGTACATGTTCAAGTATGACTCCACCCATGGGCAGTACAAAGGAGAGGTAAAGGCTGAGGGTGGCAAACTCGTCATTGATGGACAAGCCATCACGGTTTTCAGCGA gagGGACCCAACCAACATTAAGTGGGGTGATGCTGGTGCCCAGTATGTTGTGGAATCTACTGGTGTCTTCACTACTATTGAGAAGGCCTCA GCTCACTTGAAAGGTGGTGCGAAGAGGGTCATCATCTCTGCCCCCAGTGCTGATGCGCCAATGTTTGTCATGGGTGTCAACCATGAGAAATATGACAAATCTCTTCAAGTAGTCAG CAATGCTTCTTGCACTACCAACTGCCTGGCTCCTTTGGCCAAGGTCATTAACGATAACTTTGTCATCATTGAGGGCCTTATG AGCACTGTACATGCCATCACAGCAACACAGAAGACTGTTGATGGTCCCTCTGGTAAGCTTTGGAGAGATGGTCGTGGTGCCAGCCAGAACATCATCCCAGCCTCCACTGGTGCTGCCAAAGCTGTAGGAAAAGTCATTCCTGAACTCAATGG CAAGCTGACTGGTATGGCCTTCCGTGTTCCCACTCCCAACGTGTCTGTGGTCGACTTGACTGTTCGTTTGGAGAAGGCG GCCAAGTATGATGACATAAAGAAGGCAGTTAAGGCTGCAGCTGATGGACCCATGAAGGGCATTCTGGGATACACGGAACACCAG GTGGTGTCTACAGACTTTAATGGTGACTCTCACTCCTCCATATTTGATGCTGGTGCCGGTATTGCTCTTAATGATCACTTCGTCAAGCTTGTGACATG GTACGACAACGAGTTTGGCTACAGCAACCGTGTCTGTGACCTGATGGCCCACATGGCTTCCAAGGAGTAG
- the nppcl gene encoding C-type natriuretic peptide-like, with the protein MLCSALLPAVLLLLVPVDLSHARSLHSPDHAMQVIEQVLERYNDLLTLDDLQNLTSDPSEDPVQAFNSGLKVAESPKWTDLPVQNENSWLRLLKGALANQKRALSDRSRRGWNRGCFGLKLDRIGSMSGLGC; encoded by the exons ATGCTGTGTTCGGCTCTCCTGCCAGCAGTTCTGCTCCTGCTGGTCCCGGTGGACCTCAGCCACGCCCGGAGCCTGCACTCCCCCGACCACGCCATGCAG GTCATTGAGCAGGTCTTGGAGCGTTACAATGACCTCTTGACCTTAGATGATCTGCAGAATCTCACGAGTGACCCATCAGAGGACCCCGTGCAGGCTTTTAATTCTGGGTTAAAGGTCGCAGAATCCCCCAAATGGACTGACCTCCCCGTGCAAAATGAAAACTCCTGGCTCCGCCTCCTTAAGGGGGCTCTGGCAAATCAAAAGCGAGCTTTGTCAGACCGGTCAAGGCGAGGCTGGAATCGTGGTTGCTTTGGCCTGAAACTGGATCGCATCGGATCTATGAGTGGCCTGGGCTGCTAG
- the nop2 gene encoding 28S rRNA (cytosine(4447)-C(5))-methyltransferase: MGRKLDITNKVKRGPGRKARKQKGAETELAKYLGDDDGCKKLSSRGRKRAVKRAVNPTKQKQPKKGFSDENSQWLKPAKQKHKINQSEGDEDSDSQWEEEEDFEDLEEGKKEVIQASDKKKEDAEDDDDDDDMVDDYGAMEDSSEGEEEEGADSDEELLPIERAAKKQKTETWQGLMAAEDEDEDDEGEDEKMEEKEEEEDTVQAHFDETDRFELPGSKEREKEGLLPIDLQTIHQRIKDNVDVLSHFSEKREEGRERAEYVSLLKSDLCMYYSYNDFLMGKLMDLFPHSELIDFLEANEVQRPVTIRTNTLKTRRRDLAQALINRGVNLDPLGKWSKVGLVIFDSSVPIGATPEYLAGHYMLQGASSLLPVMALSPQEGESVLDMSSAPGGKTTYIAQLMRNTGVIVANDASTERLKSVVGNIHRLGVTNSIICNYDGRQFPKVMGGFDRVLLDAPCSGTGVISKDPAVKTSKDEADILRSAHLQKELILAAIDSVNADSESGGYLVYCTCSITVEENEWVVDYALKKRNVKLVPTGLDFGKEGFTRFKERRFHPSLKLSRRFYPHSHNMDGFFVAKLKKFSNTIPTVPADNAPREEEESVEAGTLVASEEKKPQIPQSKQKSKVAAQGKTAEVRRDVQADTSSPAPRGGERPAGKRSGPHGDGPKNKKVARMDAEASSEDRKTKEKVSSTQGEKINKTVSGKTAGSPIKTSKKKKRTLRKGKGRIGKNKFDKLKKMLKQQEAGQ; the protein is encoded by the exons ATGGGCAGAAAGTTGGACATCACCAACAAGGTGAAGCGAGGACCCGGACGGAAGGCCAGGAAGCAGAAAGGAGCAGAGACGGAGCTGGCCAAGTACCTGGGGGACG ACGACGGATGTAAAAAACTGTCTAGCCGAGGAAGAAAACG TGCTGTGAAGAGGGCTGTGAACCCCACAAAGCAGAAGCAGCCTAAGAAAG GTTTCTCTGATGAGAATAGTCAGTGGCTGAAACCAGCAAAGCAAAAGCACAAAATTAACCAATCAGAAGGGGATGAGGACAGTGACAGCCAatgggaggaagaggaagatttTGAGGACCTGGAAgaagggaaaaaagaagtgATCCAGGCAAGTGATAAGAAAAAGGAGGAtgctgaagatgatgatgatgatgatgatatggTTGATGACTACGGAGCAATGGAGGACAGCagtgaaggagaggaagaggagggagcagACAGTGATGAAGAGCTTCTGCCTATTGAAAGAGCTgcaaaaaaacagaaaacagaaacATGGCAAGGGCTCATGGCAGCTGAGGAcgaagatgaggatgatgaggggGAAGATGAAAAAATGgaggagaaggaagaggaagaagacacggtgcaggcacattttgacgAGACTGACCGATTTGAACTCCCTGgttcaaaagagagagagaaagagg GTCTCTTGCCCATAGACCTGCAGACCATACACCAGAGGATCAAAGACAACGTAGACGTCCTCTCTCACTTcagtgagaagagagaggaggggagagagagagcggagtACGTCTCTCTCCTGAAGTCGGACCTCTGCATGTACTACAGTTACAACGACTTCCTCATGGGCAAACTCATGGATCTCTTCCCTCACTCTGAG CTCATAGATTTTCTTGAGGCCAATGAAGTCCAGAGACCCGTCACCATTAGGACTAATACGCTGAAAACCAGGAGAAGAGACCTGGCTCAG GCTCTGATCAATAGGGGTGTGAATCTGGATCCTTTGGGCAAATGGTCTAAAGTGGGCCTGGTGATCTTTGACTCTTCAGTACCCATTG GTGCAACCCCGGAGTATCTAGCTGGTCATTATATGCTGCAGGGAGCCTCCTCCTTGCTCCCTGTAATGGCGCTCTCTCCCCAGGAGGGGGAGTCTGTGCTGGACATGAGTTCAGCTCCAGGAGGAAAGACCACATATATAG CCCAGCTGATGAGAAACACCGGGGTGATTGTGGCCAATGACGCCAGTACCGAGAGGCTCAAGAGTGTTGTAGGAAACATCCATCGCCTGGGCGTCACCAACAGCATCATCTGTAACTACGACGGCAGACAATTCCCCAAG GTGATGGGAGGATTTGACAGGGTGCTGCTGGACGCCCCTTGTTCTGGTACAGGGGTCATCTCCAAAGACCCAGCAGTGAAAACTAGCAAG gacgaGGCAGATATTCTGCGCTCAGCTCATCTGCAGAAGGAGTTGATCCTGGCAGCTATCGACTCGGTCAACGCTGACTCTGAGAGCGGTGGCTACCTGGTCTACTGCACATGCTCCATTACG GTGGAGGAGAATGAGTGGGTGGTGGACTATGCTCTGAAGAAGAGGAATGTTAAACTGGTTCCTACAGGCTTGGACTTTGGCAAAGAAGGTTTCACCAG ATTTAAGGAGCGACGGTTTCATCCGTCACTCAAGCTCTCACGGAGGTTCTACCCGCATTCACACAACATGGACGGCTTTTTTGTGGCAAAACTGAAGAAGTTCTccaacaccatccccactgtgCCTGCAGATAACG CCCCACGAGAGGAAGAAGAATCGGTGGAGGCAGGAACCCTTGTAGCGTCAGAGGAGAAGAAACCCCAAATACCTCAATCAAAGCAGAAGAGCAAAGTTGCAGCACAGGGGAAAACGGCAGAGGTCAGACGAGACGTGCAGGCCGATACCAGCAGTCCAGCACCACGCGGAGGAGAAAGACCCGCAGGGAAGCGTTCAGGCCCACACGGAGATGGCCCCAAAAACAAGAAAGTGGCCAGAATGGACGCTGAGGCTTCCAGTGAGGATAGAAAAACCAAAGAAAAAGTTTCATCAACACAAGGAGAGAAAATTAATAAAACAGTGTCTGGGAAAACGGCGGGAAGCCCGATAAAGACGTCAAAGAAAAAGAAGCGCACGCTGAGGAAAGGAAAGGGTAGAATTGGGAAAAACAAATTCGACAAGTTAAAAAAGATGTTGAAGCAGCAAGAGGCTGGACAGTAG